In the genome of Cheilinus undulatus linkage group 6, ASM1832078v1, whole genome shotgun sequence, one region contains:
- the slc18a3a gene encoding probable vesicular acetylcholine transporter-A gives MEPEGSTEGQAVNLAQSAASKLSQMGERTKQLGNAIQDPERQKRIILVIVCIALLLDNMLYMVIVPIIPDYLEGLQKAADHASAAAPRANHSNSTVHKVSQDNFDLQIGVLFASKAILQLLVNPLSGTFIDRVGYDIPLFIGLNVMFLSTVVFAFAENYATLFLARSLQGLGSAFADTSGIAMIADKYTEEKERSKALGIALAFISFGSLVAPPFGGVLYQFAGKRVPFLILACICLMDGVFCLTVLKPFSNKERENMPVGTPIYKLMIDPYIAVVAGALIICNIPLAFLEPTIANWMEETMHASQWEIGMTWFPAFFPHVLGVYLTVKLAAKYPHLQWFYGAIGMVFIGASSCTVPACKNFGQLMIPLCGICFGIAFVDTALLPTLGFLVDVRHVSVYGSVYAIADISYCVAYALGPVAAGQIVHDLGFVQLNLGMGLANVLYAPALLLLKNVTQMKPSFSERNMLLEDGPTGLYDTIKMEQREKKRKGLCTTLDENGMETFAQRSYSEEESSGGEYA, from the coding sequence ATGGAGCCGGAAGGGAGCACAGAGGGACAAGCCGTTAATTTGGCACAATCTGCCGCTTCCAAACTGTCCCAGATGGGCGAAAGAACTAAACAACTGGGCAATGCAATCCAAGATCCAGAGCGACAAAAACGGATTATTCTCGTGATAGTCTGTATTGCACTTTTGTTAGACAACATGCTTTATATGGTGATTGTGCCAATTATACCCGATTACCTTGAAGGGCTACAGAAAGCAGCGGATCACGCTTCAGCTGCTGCACCGCGCGCCAACCACTCCAACAGCACCGTCCACAAAGTTTCCCAGGACAACTTCGACCTGCAGATCGGTGTTCTCTTTGCCTCAAAGGCCATCCTGCAGCTCCTGGTGAACCCACTGAGTGGCACTTTTATAGACAGGGTTGGGTATGATATCCCGCTCTTCATCGGCCTCAATGTCATGTTTCTCTCTACTGTTGTTTTTGCCTTTGCTGAAAATTACGCGACCCTGTTCCTGGCGCGCAGCCTGCAGGGCCTCGGCTCTGCCTTCGCGGACACCTCAGGGATCGCCATGATCGCAGACAAATACAcggaggagaaagaaaggagcAAAGCGCTGGGTATCGCCTTGGCTTTCATCTCTTTTGGGAGTCTCGTGGCGCCCCCCTTTGGAGGGGTCCTCTACCAGTTTGCAGGGAAGCGCGTGCCCTTCCTGATCCTGGCCTGCATCTGTCTTATGGATGGGGTTTTCTGTCTTACTGTGCTGAAGCCTTTCTCAAACaaggagagagaaaacatgCCAGTGGGCACCCCTATCTACAAACTGATGATTGATCCTTACATAGCCGTAGTGGCTGGTGCTCTCATCATCTGTAACATCCCTCTCGCCTTCCTTGAGCCAACTATCGCCAATTGGATGGAGGAAACCATGCATGCCAGCCAGTGGGAGATTGGCATGACATGGTTCCCTGCCTTCTTCCCTCATGTCTTAGGTGTATATCTGACTGTCAAACTAGCAGCCAAGTACCCTCATTTGCAGTGGTTTTACGGGGCTATAGGTATGGTGTTCATTGGCGCGAGCTCCTGCACAGTGCCAGCCTGTAAAAACTTCGGACAGCTCATGATCCCGCTGTGCGGAATCTGTTTTGGCATCGCCTTCGTGGACACTGCTCTCCTGCCCACACTGGGTTTCCTCGTGGATGTGCGCCATGTATCCGTGTACGGCAGCGTGTACGCCATCGCAGACATCTCTTACTGCGTGGCCTATGCCCTGGGGCCCGTGGCTGCTGGACAGATAGTACACGACCTGGGCTTTGTGCAGCTCAACTTAGGCATGGGCCTCGCCAATGTACTTTACGCACCggcgctgctgctgctgaaaaacgTCACACAGATGAAACCTTCCTTCTCTGAGCGTAACATGCTCCTGGAGGATGGCCCGACGGGACTGTATGATACAATAAAGATGgaacagagggagaaaaagaggaaggggCTGTGCACAACGCTCGACGAGAACGGCATGGAAACGTTTGCGCAGCGGTCTTATTCAGAGGAGGAATCCTCCGGAGGAGAGTACGCGTAA
- the chata gene encoding choline O-acetyltransferase — MPVLDQDPSKDSGGDNALPKLPLPALKDTLDMYLRCMEHLLTEEQFKKTKNIVEQFGAPGGVGELLQSKLEERRKNKANWVYEYWLNDMYLNNRLALPVNSSPVMVFPQQNFKAPIDSLRFAAHLISGVLEYKTLLDARALPVDYARGQLAGTPMCMEQYYRLFTTYRLPGPERDTLVAQESSVMPEPEHIIVACKNQFFVMDVVINFRRLNERDLLTQLEKIAKMAENEEERLPQIGLLTSDGRTEWAESRSVLMRESTNRDSLDMIERCMCLVCLDEATGPELSDTTRALLMLHGGGVAKNGGNRWYDKPMQFVIGADGCCGVVCEHSPFEGIVLVQCTEYLLKYMIGSPSKLVRAASVSDLHAPRRLRWKCTPEIHKLLASSADKLQRQVKNLDMNVHKFYDYGKEFIKKQKMSPDAYIQVALQLAYYRCHSRPVSTYESASIRRFQEGRVDNIRSATPEALAFVKAMTDGKLSDAEKMEMLRGAITAQTKYTILAITGMAIDNHLLGLREIAQELKMEKPDIFKDDAYLISNQFILSTSQVPTTVEMFCCYGPVVPNGYGACYNPQSNHIIFCVSSFHDSPQTSSAEFVKCLVQGLLDMRDLCNKFNSTLDSTGPKPCQTLEMNTQSDKNWQIKVPQRLTDVNKNQHTLPQVVLKTPEHTTAEAQSQTSPQGEAQGFRNGSKS, encoded by the exons ATGCCAGTCCTGGACCAAGACCCCTCCAAAGACTCAGGAGGAGACAAT GCTCTTCCTAAACTGCCTCTCCCGGCCCTTAAAGACACCCTGGACATGTACCTGCGGTGTATGGAGCACCTGCTCACAGAGGAGCAGttcaaaaaaaccaaaaacatcgTGGAGCAGTTTGGGGCCCCCGGAGGAGTGGGGGAGCTACTGCAGAGCAaactggaggagaggaggaagaacaAGGCCAACTGG GTGTATGAATACTGGCTGAATGACATGTACCTGAACAACAGACTGGCTCTGCCCGTCAACTCCAGTCCTGTGATGGTTTTCCCACAGCAGAACTTCAAGGCTCCCATCGACTCCTTAAG gtTTGCTGCACACTTAATTTCTGGAGTTTTGGAGTACAAGACTCTTCTTGATGC ACGGGCCCTGCCGGTGGATTATGCTCGGGGCCAGCTGGCTGGGACCCCTATGTGCATGGAGCAGTACTATCGTCTCTTCACCACCTACCGTCTACCGGGGCCTGAAAGGGACACACTAGTGGCCCAGGAGAGCAGCGTGATGCCAGAGCCTGAACACATCATCGTGGCTTGTAAAAACCAG TTttttgtgatggatgtggtgaTCAACTTCCGTCGACTAAATGAACGAGACCTTCTGACTCAGCTGGAGAAGATCGCCAAGATGGCGGAAAATGAAGAAGAGCGGCTCCCACAGATCGGTCTGCTCACATCAGATGGACGCACAGAGTGGGCAGAGTCTCGGAGTGTGCTAATGAGAg AGTCCACCAACAGGGACTCTCTGGACATGATTGAGCGTTGTATGTGTCTGGTCTGTCTGGACGAGGCCACAGGACCAGAGTTGAGTGACACAACTCGAGCTTTGCTGATGCTGCATGGAGGAGGAGTAGCCAAGAATGGTGGCAACCGCTGGTATGACAAGCCCATGCAG TTTGTCATAGGAGCTGACGGCTGCTGTGGAGTCGTGTGTGAGCATTCACCATTTGAAGGGATTGTCCTGGTGCAGTGCACAGAGTATCTGCTCAAATACAT GATTGGCAGTCCGTCAAAGCTGGTCAGGGCAGCGAGTGTGAGCGATCTGCACGCACCACGCAGACTCCGATGGAAATGCACTCCAGAGATTCACAAACTCCTCGCCTCTTCTGCTGACAAACTACAGAG GCAGGTGAAAAATCTAGACATGAATGTCCACAAATTCTACGACTACGGTAAAGAGTTCATCAAGAAGCAGAAAATGAGTCCTGATGCTTACATACAAGTTGCACTTCAGTTGGCTTACTACAG ATGTCATAGCAGACCAGTGTCGACCTATGAGAGCGCTTCTATACGGCGTTTTCAGGAGGGGAGAGTGGACAACATCCGCTCAGCCACGCCAGAGGCTCTGGCTTTTGTCAAAGCAATGACTGATGGGAAACTGAGT gATGCAGAAAAGATGGAGATGTTACGAGGTGCAATAACAGCCCAGACAAAATACACAATTCTG GCTATAACAGGGATGGCAATAGACAATCACTTACTGGGACTGAGAGAAATTGCACAGGAGCTAAAGATGGAGAAACCAGACATATTCAAAGATGATGCCTATCTCATCAGCAATCAGTTCATCCTTTCTACAAGCCAG GTTCCCACAACTGTGGAGATGTTTTGCTGCTATGGACCCGTGGTTCCTAACGGATATGGAGCGTGCTACAACCCTCAGTCTAACCACATTATCTTCTGCGTGTCCAGTTTCCATGACAGCCCGCAGACGAGTTCAGCAGAGTTTGTTAAATGTCTGGTGCAGGGACTCCTGGACATGAGGGATCTGTGCAATAAATTTAACTCCACCTTAGACTCTACCGGGCCAAAACCGTGCCAGACACTGGAGATGAACACACAGTCagacaaaaactggcaaataaaAGTGCCACAGAGGCTGACAGATGTGAATAAGAATCAACACACACTGCCTCAGGTTGTGCTGAAAACACCCGAGCATACTACAGCGGAGGCTCAGAGCCAAACGTCACCACAAGGAGAGGCACAGGGGTTCAGAAATGGAAGTAAATCATAG
- the c6h10orf53 gene encoding UPF0728 protein C10orf53 homolog — protein MPKLARVTLRYGPYESSGLVQHRTFRLQGLQAALRARGHQFALEEMNEWGTVELIVNGHVVFSCDIKQLEFGGDGKLDPVCIEAVNAVENAY, from the exons ATGCCAAAATTAGCGCGTGTGACACTCCGGTACGGACCTTATGAATCCAGTGGACTCGTACAACACCGGACCTTTCGTCTGCAGGGTCTCCAGG CCGCTCTGAGAGCACGCGGGCACCAGTTCGCTCTGGAAGAGATGAATGAGTGGGGTACAGTGGAGCTCATCGTGAACGGACATGTCGTTTTCAGCTGTGATATCAAACAGCTGGAATTTG GTGGTGATGGAAAACTGGACCCCGTTTGCATAGAAGCTGTTAATGCTGTGGAGAATGCCTACTGA